The Meriones unguiculatus strain TT.TT164.6M chromosome 1, Bangor_MerUng_6.1, whole genome shotgun sequence genome has a segment encoding these proteins:
- the Sfxn3 gene encoding sideroflexin-3: MGDLPLNINIQEPRWDQSTFLGRARHFFTVTDPRNLLLSGEQLEASRNIVQNYRAGVATPGITEDQLWRAKYVYDSAFHPDTGEKVVLIGRMSAQVPMNMTITGCMLTFYRKTPTVVFWQWVNQSFNAIVNYSNRSGDAPITVRQLGTAYVSATTGAVATALGLKSLTKHLPPLVGRFVPFAAVAAANCINIPLMRQRELQVGIPVTDEAGQRLGHSVTAAQQGIFQVVISRIGMAVPAMAIPPVIMNALEKKDFLKRRPWLGAPLQVGLVGFCLVFATPLCCALFPQRSSIHVTRLEPELRAQIQAQNPSIDVVYYNKGL, translated from the exons ATGGGGGACTTGCCCTTAAATATCAACATCCAGGAACCTCGATGGGACCAAAGCACATTCCTAGGCAGAGCACGACACTTCTTCACAGTTACTGACCCTCGAAACCTGCTGCTGTCCGGGGAACAGCTGGAAGCTTCCCGGAACATCGTGCAGAATTACAG GGCTGGTGTGGCAACCCCAGGGATCACTGAGGACCAGCTCTGGAGAGCCAAGTATGTGTATGACTCAGCATTCCATCCAGACACAGGGGAGAAGGTGGTCTTGATTGGCCGCATGTCAGCCCAGGTACCCATGAACATGACCATCACTGGCTGCATGCTCACCTTCTACAG GAAGACTCCAACTGTGGTGTTCTGGCAGTGGGTGAACCAGTCCTTCAATGCTATTGTGAATTACTCCAATCGCAGTGGGGATGCCCCCATCACTGTGCG GCAGCTGGGAACAGCCTACGTGAGTGCCACCACTGGGGCTGTGGCCACCGCTCTGGGACTCAAGTCTCTCACCAAG caCCTACCCCCACTAGTTGGCCGATTTGTGCCCTTTGCCGCTGTGGCCGCTGCCAACTGCATCAACATCCCCCTGATGAGGCAGAG GGAGCTGCAGGTGGGCATCCCAGTGACTGACGAGGCAGGTCAGAGGCTTGGCCACTCAGTGACCGCTGCCCAACAGGGAATCTTCCAGGTGGTGATATCAAGAATCGGCATGGCAGTTCCGGCCATGG CCATTCCCCCGGTGATCATGAACGCTCTGGAGAAGAAAGACTTCCTGAAG CGCCGTCCCTGGCTGGGGGCGCCTCTGCAAGTGGGACTGGTAGGCTTCTG CCTGGTGTTCGCCACACCCCTGTGCTGCGCTCTGTTCCCTCAGAGAAG CTCCATACATGTGACCAGGCTGGAGCCGGAGCTGAGAGCTCAGATCCAAGCACAAAACCCCAGCATCGATGTGGTCTACTACAACAAGGGGCTTTGA
- the LOC132655939 gene encoding uncharacterized protein LOC132655939, which yields MSFRDAVGNTVLFLDSPESRGRAGDWGGGEGGQVVRPRLRPPCLARTERAAAPRILGSSLCPRAGQLLILVDGFSRPNWEVGGAAQSALKVEAANGPLHHRQERVPGGARGRCCSSDSDGWIWPGQRSSDFQSPSPSTATPCSLWSLATTFISQCGSVKQGYNAPEGASLTQRSIPRELAVVTHVVPDHKALRDHQETTRCKNKRALL from the exons ATGTCTTTCAGGGACGCAGTAGGGAACACTGTCCTGTTTTTGGACTCACCTGAGAGCCGAGGGCGAGCCGGGgactggggaggaggggagggcggCCAGGTGGTGCGCCCCCGTCTGCGCCCGCCCTGCTTGGCCCGCACTGAGCGAGCGGCGGCACCCCGGATTCTGGGCTCGTCTCTCTGCCCCCGGGCCGGGCAACTATTAATCTTGGTTGACGGTTTCTCACGTCCTAATTGGGAGGTGGGGGGAGCGGCCCAGTCCGCCCTAAAGGTAGAAGCGGCTAATGGGCCTCTTCATCACCGCCAGGAACGGGTCCCCGGCGGAGCGCGAGGGCGCTGCTGCAG TTCTGATTCCGATGGCTGGATCTGGCCTGGACAACGAAGCTCTGACTTCCAATCTCCGTCACCATCCACAGCCACCCCGTGCAGTCTCTGGAGCCTAGCGACTACCTTCATATCACAATGTGGATCAGTAAAGCAAGGTTACAATGCTCCAGAGGGAG CATCCTTGACCCAAAGAAGTATTCCACGGGAGCTGGCTGTAGTGACTCATGTTGTGCCGGATCACAAggccctcagagaccaccaggagacgactcgatgcaagaacaagagagctttattatga